Proteins encoded together in one Hevea brasiliensis isolate MT/VB/25A 57/8 chromosome 16, ASM3005281v1, whole genome shotgun sequence window:
- the LOC131174407 gene encoding uncharacterized protein LOC131174407 isoform X3, with protein MDVERSSLCNCVVNFLIQENYLLTAFELLHELLDDGRDDHAIRLKEFFSDPYLFPTDQISRFNSLRVADPQNLLEEKEAIEEKLALSEYELRLAKEDVSKFKTELQKKKDLPQVELSESKSDVSENTRPDILRQKKATSFSDLGPLKDSERRDLNCAVKEYLLLAGYRLTAMTFYGEVTDQNLEVWQDTPACVPDALRHYYYQYLSSTTEAAEEKIAMLRENESLIKANEKLNHEKEKLLKNKDLADNQISGLNKSLEALQKDLKERENQVQELKQSWELQLKELNDCRAEITSLKMHLEGYRSGRSIMASDVDFTQSHSMENYKEEIISLQMGIERLKAKSPKAPKSVDSNNNEESLQTEEKVVEIDEDKTVISHPYDAIGVLSSEDVQSLITDNSGKPEEVSSDPSRNHLNEDINIENNQSDFKQNDEPPSEDGGPHMELDNLNVEAASGNMGLETIQILADALPKIVPHVLINHREELLPLMMCAIERHPDSTTRDSLTHTLFNLIKRPDEQQRRIIMDACVSLAKNVGEMRTETELLPQCWEQINHTYEERRLLVAQSCGELAEFVRPEIRDSLILSIVQQLVEDAATVVREAAARNLALLLPLFPSVDKYFKVEDVMFQLICDPSGMVVKTALEELLPAVIKWGNKLDHISRVLLSHIQSSAQCCPPLSGVEGSVESHLRVLGERERWSVDVFLRMLLELLPFVYQKAVETCPFSSVTESTNALFSTSSLELYSKGHDEWAAFQWMHVDCFPDLIQLACMLPPKEDHLRNKSTKFLLAVSEHFGDSYLVHIMMPVFLVAVGDNADLTYFPTAIHSRIEAGLRPKTAVAERLATMCVLPLLLAGVLGAPSKHEQLAGYLRKLLVDSSLKENQSTKYNAEIINAIRFLCTTEQHHSMIFNILWEMVVSSNVDMKINAVHLLKVIVPHIDAKVVSTHVLPALVTLGSDPNSIVKYASIDAFGAVAEHFKNDMIVDKIRVQMDAFLEDGSHEATVAVVRGLLVAVPHTTERLRDYLLSKIFQFTATPASTNDVLRCRERANAFYESIRALDATDLSATSVREFLLPAITNLLKDPDALDPAHKEALEIIVKERSGGTFETISKVMGAHLGIASSVTSFFGEGGLLGKKEAPDHQPPTPESPKAAQPSPTEDTRFRRIMMGGFTDMLRGKTWGQEETQLNQ; from the exons ATGGATGTGGAGAGATCCTCTTTGTGCAATTGCGTTGTGAATTTCTTGATACAAGAGAACTATCTCTTGACGGCATTTGAATTGCTTCATGAACTCCTTGACGATGGCAGAGACGACCACGCCATTCGCCTCAAGGAGTTCTTCTCTGATCCTTATCTTTTCCCTACTGATCAGATCTCTCGTTTCAATTCTCTTCGAG TTGCAGACCCTCAGAATTTACTAGAAGAGAAAGAAGCAATAGAAGAAAAATTAGCACTTAGTGAATATGAGCTTCGTTTGGCAAAAGAGGACGTTTCGAAGTTCAAAACTGAATTGCAGAAGAAAAAAGATTTGCCACAGGTGGAATTGAGTG AGTCAAAATCAGATGTTTCTGAGAACACCAGACCAGATATTCTACGGCAAAAGAAGGCCACTTCCTTCTCTGACTTGGGCCCTTTGAAGGATAGTGAGCGTAGAGATCTTAATTGTGCCGTAAAGGAATATTTACTATTAGCGGGATATCGGCTTACTGCTATGACATTCTACGGAGAA GTTACAGATCAGAATTTAGAAGTTTGGCAGGACACACCTGCATGCGTACCAGATGCCTTGCGACATTATTACTATCAATACCTTTcatccactacagaggctgctgAG GAGAAAATTGCCATGCTTCGAGAAAATGAGTCATTAATAAAAGCAAATGAGAAGCTgaatcatgaaaaagagaaatTGCTGAAAAACAAAGATTTGGCTGATAATCAAATAAGTGGACTAAATAAATCCTTAGAGGCTCTTCAAAAAGATCTTAAGGAGAGGGAGAACCAG GTGCAGGAATTGAAGCAGTCCTGGGAGCTCCAACTAAAGGAACTTAATGATTGTAGAGCTGAAATTACTTCACTGAAAATGCACCTCGAAGGATATCGTTCTGGAAGAAGCATTATGGCTAGTGATGTTGATTTTACTCAATCCCATTCCATGGAAAACTACAAGGAAGAAATAATATCATTGCAGATGGGAATTGAAAGGTTGAAGGCAAAAAGCCCAAAAGCTCCTAAATCTGTAGATTCCAACAACAACGAGGAGTCTCTGCAGACAGAAGAGAAAGTTGTTGAGATAGATGAAGATAAAACTGTAATCTCTCATCCATATGATGCTATTGGAGTGTTGAGCAGTGAAGATGTTCAATCACTGATAACTGATAACTCTGGTAAACCTGAGGAAGTTTCATCTGATCCATCAAGAAATCATTTAAATGAagatattaatattgaaaacaatCAAAGTGACTTTAAACAAAATGATGAACCACCCTCGGAAGATGGTGGGCCACACATGGAATTGGACAATTTAAATGTTGAAGCTGCTTCAGGAAACATG GGTTTAGAAACAATTCAAATCCTTGCAGATGCCTTGCCCAAGATTGTACCCCATGTTTTGATCAATCATCGGGAG GAGCTTCTTCCCCTAATGATGTGTGCAATAGAGCGTCATCCAGATAGTACCACACGGGATTCCTTAACCCACACTTTGTTTAATTTGATCAAACGTCCGGATGAGCAACAGAGACGGATCATAATGGAT GCATGTGTTAGTCTTGCAAAGAATGTGGGAGAGATGAGAACAGAAACAGAATTGCTTCCCCAGTGTTGGGAACAA ATAAACCACACATATGAGGAGCGTAGACTGCTTGTTGCTCAATCTTGTGGAGAGCTTGCAGAGTTTGTCCGGCCTGAGATCCGTGATTCTCTAATTCTGTCCATTGTGCAACAACTGGTAGAAGATGCTGCAACTGTTGTTCGAGAGGCGGCTGCACGTAATCTGGCATTGTTGCTTCCACTCTTCCCAAGTGTGGACAAATATTTCAAG GTTGAGGATGTGATGTTCCAATTGATCTGTGATCCCTCCGGAATGGTGGTCAAAACTGCACTTGAGGAGCTACTTCCTGCAGTAATAAAATGGGGGAATAAGTTGGATCACATTTCAAGAGTTCTACTTTCCCATATACAGAGCTCTGCTCAG TGCTGTCCACCTCTTTCGGGGGTTGAAGGCTCTGTGGAGTCCCATTTACGTGTCTTGGGGGAACGAGAGCGCTGGAGTGTTGATGTGTTTTTGAGAATGCTGTTGGAGTTGCTTCCATTTGTGTACCAGAAGGCAGTTGAGACTTGCCCTTTTTCTTCAGTAACAGAGTCAACAAATGCATTGTTCTCTACTTCATCACTTGAATTGTATTCAAA GGGACATGATGAATGGGCAGCATTTCAGTGGATGCACGTTGATTGCTTTCCTGATCTGATACAGTTGGCCTGCATGTTACCCCCAAAAGAAGACCATTTAAGAAACAAAAGCACAAAG TTTTTGTTGGCTGTAAGTGAGCACTTTGGGGATTCTTATCTGGTGCACATAATGATGCCTGTGTTCTTAGTAGCAGTTGGGGACAATGCAGATTTAACATATTTTCCGACTGCCATTCATTCAAGAATCGAAG CAGGTTTGAGACCAAAAACTGCTGTGGCCGAGAGGCTTGCTACAATGTGTGTTCTGCCACTTCTCTTGGCAGGTGTTCTAGGTGCTCCCAGCAAGCATGAACAACTAGCAGGCTACTTGAGAAAGTTGCTAGTTGACAGCTCCCTAAAAGAAAATCAATCAACAAAATACAATGCTGAGATTATTAACGCTATCCGTTTTCTTTG CACTACTGAACAGCATCATAGTATGATATTCAATATTTTATGGGAAATGGTTGTTAGCTCCAACGTAGATATGAAAATCAATGCGGTCCATCTGTTGAAAGTCATA GTGCCGCATATTGATGCAAAAGTTGTTTCTACCCATGTTTTGCCTGCCCTAGTTACTCTTGGCTCTGATCCAAACTCAATTGTGAAGTATGCCAGCATAGATGCGTTTGGAGCTGTGGCAGAACATTTTAAAAACGACATG ATAGTTGATAAAATTCGTGTTCAAATGGATGCTTTTCTTGAAGATGGATCCCATGAAGCTACTGTTGCTGTTGTCCGTGGGTTACTGGTAGCAGTACCTCACACAACAGAGAGACTCAGAGATT ATCTTCTTTCCAAgatttttcaatttacagccacACCAGCTTCCACAAACGATGTCCTGCGTTGCCGTGAGAGAGCTAATGCATTCTATGAATCAATCCGTGCCTTGGACGCTACAG ATCTTTCGGCAACTAGTGTGCGGGAATTCCTCCTCCCTGCTATAACAAACCTGTTAAAAGATCCAGATGCATTAGATCCAGCACACAAAGAAGCCCTTGAGATAATAGTGAAAGAAAGATCAGGCGGAACGTTTGAGACCATTAGCAAGGTGATGGGTGCTCATCTTGGGATAGCATCGTCAGTCACTAGTTTCTTTGGAGAAGGTGGGCTGTTGGGAAAGAAAGAAGCTCCAGACCATCAGCCACCAACACCTGAGTCTCCAAAGGCTGCGCAACCTTCACCAACAGAAGACACGAGGTTCAGGCGTATCATGATGGGTGGTTTTACAGACATGCTTCGGGGTAAAACATGGGGACAAGAAGAAACACAGCTGAACCAATAA
- the LOC131174407 gene encoding uncharacterized protein LOC131174407 isoform X4 translates to MDVERSSLCNCVVNFLIQENYLLTAFELLHELLDDGRDDHAIRLKEFFSDPYLFPTDQISRFNSLRVADPQNLLEEKEAIEEKLALSEYELRLAKEDVSKFKTELQKKKDLPQVELSESKSDVSENTRPDILRQKKATSFSDLGPLKDSERRDLNCAVKEYLLLAGYRLTAMTFYGEVTDQNLEVWQDTPACVPDALRHYYYQYLSSTTEAAEEKIAMLRENESLIKANEKLNHEKEKLLKNKDLADNQISGLNKSLEALQKDLKERENQVQELKQSWELQLKELNDCRAEITSLKMHLEGYRSGRSIMASDVDFTQSHSMENYKEEIISLQMGIERLKAKSPKAPKSVDSNNNEESLQTEEKVVEIDEDKTVISHPYDAIGVLSSEDVQSLITDNSGKPEEVSSDPSRNHLNEDINIENNQSDFKQNDEPPSEDGGPHMELDNLNVEAASGNMGLETIQILADALPKIVPHVLINHREELLPLMMCAIERHPDSTTRDSLTHTLFNLIKRPDEQQRRIIMDACVSLAKNVGEMRTETELLPQCWEQINHTYEERRLLVAQSCGELAEFVRPEIRDSLILSIVQQLVEDAATVVREAAARNLALLLPLFPSVDKYFKVEDVMFQLICDPSGMVVKTALEELLPAVIKWGNKLDHISRVLLSHIQSSAQCCPPLSGVEGSVESHLRVLGERERWSVDVFLRMLLELLPFVYQKAVETCPFSSVTESTNALFSTSSLELYSKGHDEWAAFQWMHVDCFPDLIQLACMLPPKEDHLRNKSTKFLLAVSEHFGDSYLVHIMMPVFLVAVGDNADLTYFPTAIHSRIEGLRPKTAVAERLATMCVLPLLLAGVLGAPSKHEQLAGYLRKLLVDSSLKENQSTKYNAEIINAIRFLCTTEQHHSMIFNILWEMVVSSNVDMKINAVHLLKVIVPHIDAKVVSTHVLPALVTLGSDPNSIVKYASIDAFGAVAEHFKNDMIVDKIRVQMDAFLEDGSHEATVAVVRGLLVAVPHTTERLRDYLLSKIFQFTATPASTNDVLRCRERANAFYESIRALDATDLSATSVREFLLPAITNLLKDPDALDPAHKEALEIIVKERSGGTFETISKVMGAHLGIASSVTSFFGEGGLLGKKEAPDHQPPTPESPKAAQPSPTEDTRFRRIMMGGFTDMLRGKTWGQEETQLNQ, encoded by the exons ATGGATGTGGAGAGATCCTCTTTGTGCAATTGCGTTGTGAATTTCTTGATACAAGAGAACTATCTCTTGACGGCATTTGAATTGCTTCATGAACTCCTTGACGATGGCAGAGACGACCACGCCATTCGCCTCAAGGAGTTCTTCTCTGATCCTTATCTTTTCCCTACTGATCAGATCTCTCGTTTCAATTCTCTTCGAG TTGCAGACCCTCAGAATTTACTAGAAGAGAAAGAAGCAATAGAAGAAAAATTAGCACTTAGTGAATATGAGCTTCGTTTGGCAAAAGAGGACGTTTCGAAGTTCAAAACTGAATTGCAGAAGAAAAAAGATTTGCCACAGGTGGAATTGAGTG AGTCAAAATCAGATGTTTCTGAGAACACCAGACCAGATATTCTACGGCAAAAGAAGGCCACTTCCTTCTCTGACTTGGGCCCTTTGAAGGATAGTGAGCGTAGAGATCTTAATTGTGCCGTAAAGGAATATTTACTATTAGCGGGATATCGGCTTACTGCTATGACATTCTACGGAGAA GTTACAGATCAGAATTTAGAAGTTTGGCAGGACACACCTGCATGCGTACCAGATGCCTTGCGACATTATTACTATCAATACCTTTcatccactacagaggctgctgAG GAGAAAATTGCCATGCTTCGAGAAAATGAGTCATTAATAAAAGCAAATGAGAAGCTgaatcatgaaaaagagaaatTGCTGAAAAACAAAGATTTGGCTGATAATCAAATAAGTGGACTAAATAAATCCTTAGAGGCTCTTCAAAAAGATCTTAAGGAGAGGGAGAACCAG GTGCAGGAATTGAAGCAGTCCTGGGAGCTCCAACTAAAGGAACTTAATGATTGTAGAGCTGAAATTACTTCACTGAAAATGCACCTCGAAGGATATCGTTCTGGAAGAAGCATTATGGCTAGTGATGTTGATTTTACTCAATCCCATTCCATGGAAAACTACAAGGAAGAAATAATATCATTGCAGATGGGAATTGAAAGGTTGAAGGCAAAAAGCCCAAAAGCTCCTAAATCTGTAGATTCCAACAACAACGAGGAGTCTCTGCAGACAGAAGAGAAAGTTGTTGAGATAGATGAAGATAAAACTGTAATCTCTCATCCATATGATGCTATTGGAGTGTTGAGCAGTGAAGATGTTCAATCACTGATAACTGATAACTCTGGTAAACCTGAGGAAGTTTCATCTGATCCATCAAGAAATCATTTAAATGAagatattaatattgaaaacaatCAAAGTGACTTTAAACAAAATGATGAACCACCCTCGGAAGATGGTGGGCCACACATGGAATTGGACAATTTAAATGTTGAAGCTGCTTCAGGAAACATG GGTTTAGAAACAATTCAAATCCTTGCAGATGCCTTGCCCAAGATTGTACCCCATGTTTTGATCAATCATCGGGAG GAGCTTCTTCCCCTAATGATGTGTGCAATAGAGCGTCATCCAGATAGTACCACACGGGATTCCTTAACCCACACTTTGTTTAATTTGATCAAACGTCCGGATGAGCAACAGAGACGGATCATAATGGAT GCATGTGTTAGTCTTGCAAAGAATGTGGGAGAGATGAGAACAGAAACAGAATTGCTTCCCCAGTGTTGGGAACAA ATAAACCACACATATGAGGAGCGTAGACTGCTTGTTGCTCAATCTTGTGGAGAGCTTGCAGAGTTTGTCCGGCCTGAGATCCGTGATTCTCTAATTCTGTCCATTGTGCAACAACTGGTAGAAGATGCTGCAACTGTTGTTCGAGAGGCGGCTGCACGTAATCTGGCATTGTTGCTTCCACTCTTCCCAAGTGTGGACAAATATTTCAAG GTTGAGGATGTGATGTTCCAATTGATCTGTGATCCCTCCGGAATGGTGGTCAAAACTGCACTTGAGGAGCTACTTCCTGCAGTAATAAAATGGGGGAATAAGTTGGATCACATTTCAAGAGTTCTACTTTCCCATATACAGAGCTCTGCTCAG TGCTGTCCACCTCTTTCGGGGGTTGAAGGCTCTGTGGAGTCCCATTTACGTGTCTTGGGGGAACGAGAGCGCTGGAGTGTTGATGTGTTTTTGAGAATGCTGTTGGAGTTGCTTCCATTTGTGTACCAGAAGGCAGTTGAGACTTGCCCTTTTTCTTCAGTAACAGAGTCAACAAATGCATTGTTCTCTACTTCATCACTTGAATTGTATTCAAA GGGACATGATGAATGGGCAGCATTTCAGTGGATGCACGTTGATTGCTTTCCTGATCTGATACAGTTGGCCTGCATGTTACCCCCAAAAGAAGACCATTTAAGAAACAAAAGCACAAAG TTTTTGTTGGCTGTAAGTGAGCACTTTGGGGATTCTTATCTGGTGCACATAATGATGCCTGTGTTCTTAGTAGCAGTTGGGGACAATGCAGATTTAACATATTTTCCGACTGCCATTCATTCAAGAATCGAAG GTTTGAGACCAAAAACTGCTGTGGCCGAGAGGCTTGCTACAATGTGTGTTCTGCCACTTCTCTTGGCAGGTGTTCTAGGTGCTCCCAGCAAGCATGAACAACTAGCAGGCTACTTGAGAAAGTTGCTAGTTGACAGCTCCCTAAAAGAAAATCAATCAACAAAATACAATGCTGAGATTATTAACGCTATCCGTTTTCTTTG CACTACTGAACAGCATCATAGTATGATATTCAATATTTTATGGGAAATGGTTGTTAGCTCCAACGTAGATATGAAAATCAATGCGGTCCATCTGTTGAAAGTCATA GTGCCGCATATTGATGCAAAAGTTGTTTCTACCCATGTTTTGCCTGCCCTAGTTACTCTTGGCTCTGATCCAAACTCAATTGTGAAGTATGCCAGCATAGATGCGTTTGGAGCTGTGGCAGAACATTTTAAAAACGACATG ATAGTTGATAAAATTCGTGTTCAAATGGATGCTTTTCTTGAAGATGGATCCCATGAAGCTACTGTTGCTGTTGTCCGTGGGTTACTGGTAGCAGTACCTCACACAACAGAGAGACTCAGAGATT ATCTTCTTTCCAAgatttttcaatttacagccacACCAGCTTCCACAAACGATGTCCTGCGTTGCCGTGAGAGAGCTAATGCATTCTATGAATCAATCCGTGCCTTGGACGCTACAG ATCTTTCGGCAACTAGTGTGCGGGAATTCCTCCTCCCTGCTATAACAAACCTGTTAAAAGATCCAGATGCATTAGATCCAGCACACAAAGAAGCCCTTGAGATAATAGTGAAAGAAAGATCAGGCGGAACGTTTGAGACCATTAGCAAGGTGATGGGTGCTCATCTTGGGATAGCATCGTCAGTCACTAGTTTCTTTGGAGAAGGTGGGCTGTTGGGAAAGAAAGAAGCTCCAGACCATCAGCCACCAACACCTGAGTCTCCAAAGGCTGCGCAACCTTCACCAACAGAAGACACGAGGTTCAGGCGTATCATGATGGGTGGTTTTACAGACATGCTTCGGGGTAAAACATGGGGACAAGAAGAAACACAGCTGAACCAATAA